One region of Serinus canaria isolate serCan28SL12 chromosome 25, serCan2020, whole genome shotgun sequence genomic DNA includes:
- the LOC115484769 gene encoding olfactory receptor 14J1-like: protein MFFFLLNLALSDLGSICTTVPKAMHNSLWDTRDISYKGCAAQVFFFLFFISAEFSLLTIMCYDRYVSICKPLHYGTLLGSRACAHMAAAAWASGFLIALLHMANTFSLPLCHGNALGQFFCEIPQILKLSCSHSAFRKIWISLLGAVLAFGCFVFIVFSYVQIFRAVLRIPSEQGHHKTFSTCLPHLAVVSFFLSTGTVAYLKPPSMFSPSLDLARSVLYSMVPPALNPLIYSLRNQELKAALWTLMTGWSQKN, encoded by the coding sequence atgttcttcttcctgctcaacctggccctcagcgacctgggctccatctgcaccactgtccccaaagccatgcacaattccctctgggacaccagggacaTCTCCTACAAGGGATGTGCTGCacaggttttcttctttcttttctttatctcagcagagttttccctcctgaccatcatgtgctacgaccgctacgtgtccatctgcaaacccctgcactatgggaccctcctgggcagcagagcttgtgcccacatggcagcagctgcctgggccagtggcTTTCTCATTGCTCTGCTGCACATggccaatacattttccctgcccctgtgccatggcaatgccctgggccagttcttctgtgaaattcCACAGATCCTCAAACTCTCCTGCTCACACTCCGCCTTCAGAAAAATTTGGATTTCATTGCTTGGTGCCGTTTTAgcttttggttgttttgtgttcattgttttctcctatgtgcagatcttcagggctgtgctgaggattccctctgagcagggacatcACAAaaccttttccacctgcctccctcacctggctgtggtCTCCTTTTTTCTCAGCACTGGCACAGTTGCGTACTTGAAGCCCCCCTCCATgttctccccatccctggatctggcccGGTCAGTTCTGTACTCGatggtgcctccagccctgaatcccctcatctacagcctgaggaaccaggagctcaaggctgcaCTGTGGACACTGATGACTGGATGGTCTCAAAAGAATTAA